The stretch of DNA CCTCTCAACGAAAATGGCCGCGCGCGGCGGCCAAAGTAAAGCGTCAGATCGGCGTTCAGGCCGCGCTATCCGGCGCGAGCGTGATGTCGAAGTAATACGACTTGCCGAGTTCGAACTGCGCGAGCGCCACCGGATTCGTGCAGAGCATTTCGAAATTGCCCTGCGGCGTAGCCTCTTGAAAGCGCTGATCCTCGGGAATCGACGGATCGTAGTCGGCAGTGAACTTGAGGGTCTTCGCCGGAGTTTTGCTCCACGGCCAGTGGTGCTCGGTAATGTCGCTGAGGCGAAATTTTGCGCGGACGGTCATGCTGAGGCTCCAATGAAAATGGCCACACGCGGCGGCCGGTGAAAATGCTGGTGCGCAGCGCTAGATGTCGAGCGCGCTCAGGTTGTGCGTCTTGATGATCGAGATGAGCTTTGCCGCGTAATTCGGGTCCGTGGCATAGCCGGCGGCGGCGACGGCGCGCGCGAACGTCGCGCCGCTCGTGTACGCGAATGCCGGCGCGTAGCGCGGGTTGTCGAGCAGGAACTGGGCACGGTCGCGAATACTGGCGAGCCAGCTGTCATAGACGCGCCACGTCGCGTTCACTGTGACCGGCTTGCCGTTCTCGTATTCGGTGGTCGGCAGGACGACGGTCGGGCCGGTCCAGCTTCGATCCGCCTTCACGCCGAACAGGTTGAAATACCGCTGCGCCAGTTGCGACTTCGCCCAGCCGGATTCGAGCGCCGCCTGCGCGATAGTGAAGCTGGCCGGAATCTTCGTGGTCGTCGCGAGTTC from Paraburkholderia caballeronis encodes:
- a CDS encoding glycoside hydrolase family 73 protein; this translates as MQPDDFIDAIAPAARELATTTKIPASFTIAQAALESGWAKSQLAQRYFNLFGVKADRSWTGPTVVLPTTEYENGKPVTVNATWRVYDSWLASIRDRAQFLLDNPRYAPAFAYTSGATFARAVAAAGYATDPNYAAKLISIIKTHNLSALDI